The Deinococcus sp. Marseille-Q6407 genome has a window encoding:
- the mnmE gene encoding tRNA uridine-5-carboxymethylaminomethyl(34) synthesis GTPase MnmE, producing the protein MTHLFPRTASRSGLSDTIAAVATAPGHAGVGVVRVSGPQALPLADRLFRGRCQPSATPGGRFLFGHLLDAQGEVLDEGLCLIFRGPHSYTGEDVAEFQTHGSPAVLAEVLTRSLELGARPARPGEFTLRAYLAGRLDLTQAEAVLNLVESSTDTARRQATLGLSGALGERVDAIARDLTLTLSSIAALLDYPDEGVPEAERQAPLARAAAELEALLGTAQAGRAANQGARIALVGAPNAGKSSLLNALLGYERSIVTPIAGTTRDYLEAGLSLAGVPVTLVDTAGLRDTADVVEAAGVRQAYALAEGADLVLTLSDGSQPREALPLTLPAGARAIHLRTKADLLAAWDDPACLPVSAQTGEGLPELRERLQAELLGDASRSEAWLGSERQADAARRALEHVQLAQSLPDDLASIELEEALLALAELTGRDVKDDVVDAVFRNFCVGK; encoded by the coding sequence ATGACGCACCTTTTTCCCCGCACGGCTTCCCGCTCGGGCCTCAGTGACACCATCGCCGCCGTGGCGACGGCGCCGGGGCATGCGGGGGTGGGGGTGGTGCGGGTCAGCGGCCCGCAGGCCCTGCCGCTGGCCGACCGGCTCTTCCGGGGTCGCTGCCAGCCTTCGGCCACGCCGGGCGGCCGTTTCCTGTTCGGACACCTGCTGGACGCGCAGGGCGAGGTGCTGGACGAGGGCCTGTGTCTGATTTTCCGGGGTCCGCATTCCTACACCGGCGAGGACGTGGCCGAATTCCAGACCCACGGCAGCCCCGCCGTGCTGGCCGAGGTGCTGACCCGTTCGCTGGAGCTGGGTGCTCGCCCTGCCCGGCCCGGCGAGTTCACGCTGCGGGCCTATCTGGCCGGCCGGCTGGACCTGACCCAGGCCGAAGCGGTGCTGAATCTGGTGGAATCCAGCACCGACACCGCCCGCCGGCAGGCCACCCTGGGGCTGTCGGGGGCGCTGGGCGAGCGGGTAGACGCCATCGCCCGCGACCTGACCCTGACTCTGTCCAGCATCGCCGCGCTGCTGGACTACCCCGACGAGGGCGTGCCGGAAGCGGAGCGCCAGGCCCCGCTGGCCCGCGCCGCCGCCGAACTGGAAGCCCTGCTGGGCACCGCGCAGGCCGGGCGGGCGGCGAATCAGGGTGCCCGCATCGCCTTGGTCGGGGCGCCCAACGCCGGCAAATCCAGCCTGCTGAATGCGCTGCTGGGCTACGAACGCTCGATCGTCACGCCGATTGCGGGCACCACCCGCGATTATCTGGAAGCGGGCCTCTCGCTGGCCGGAGTGCCGGTCACGCTGGTAGACACTGCCGGCCTGCGCGATACCGCAGACGTGGTGGAAGCGGCCGGGGTGCGGCAGGCCTACGCCCTGGCCGAAGGCGCCGACCTGGTGCTTACCCTCAGCGACGGCTCGCAGCCGCGTGAAGCGCTGCCGCTGACCCTACCGGCCGGCGCGCGGGCCATTCACCTGCGCACCAAGGCCGACCTGCTGGCCGCATGGGACGACCCCGCCTGCCTGCCGGTCAGCGCCCAGACCGGCGAGGGCCTGCCGGAACTGCGGGAGCGGCTCCAGGCCGAGTTGCTGGGCGACGCCTCCCGCAGTGAAGCCTGGCTGGGCAGCGAGCGGCAGGCCGACGCTGCCCGCCGGGCGCTGGAGCATGTGCAGCTGGCGCAGTCGCTTCCCGACGACCTGGCCTCCATCGAGCTGGAAGAAGCGCTGCTGGCACTTGCGGAGCTGACCGGCCGCGACGTGAAGGACGACGTGGTGGACGCCGTCTTTCGCAACTTCTGCGTGGGGAAATAG
- a CDS encoding putative ABC transporter permease subunit, translating into MSRSAPSLLALKARASANAFARANKLGYLLLGLLALALMYAGVKGSWQALNFLGTFGDIGLAVFARVLEIGLIVLTSGVAFSATTAAITTLYLSDDLNFLLAQPLPAARVFGLKVFETFLNTALVPLLLTLPVLLTLAAFLGAPVWAYPVIVLTGVTIFAAPVGLGALLAVGLMRAAPAGRVRDVATGLGVVFSAGLVFAVRAMRPETILNRLQNPEDFARVLSEFAGPTNPLLPPSWAAQGVWQAARGEMPLALVPLLALTAGLLALATWLAGKAYQEGWARALDSSTPKLDPRPRGPSAGERWLGRLGPAGTLAYKDWRLILRDPTQWSQLLVVVALAGVYLISVQGVPLPYPQFREILGYLQLVFQGFIVGAVAVRLSFPAVSLEGRAFWLLRTGPITARQLVLSKFLSLLPVTLLLSVGLAVASGRIMAVGPAVMLVGLLLAVSNALVITALGTGMGAANPRFTADNPAEIGVSPAGLGFMGLSLLYAAGSAALLGKAAIGSILRPDLFSGFSALWSLEGVLGLSALLLLTVFGTWGALRFGWRGLERWE; encoded by the coding sequence ATGAGCCGCAGCGCGCCGTCGCTGCTGGCCCTCAAAGCCCGTGCCTCGGCCAATGCGTTTGCGCGGGCCAACAAACTGGGCTATCTGCTGCTGGGCCTGCTGGCCCTGGCGCTGATGTACGCCGGCGTAAAGGGCAGCTGGCAGGCGCTGAATTTCCTGGGCACTTTCGGAGATATCGGCTTGGCGGTGTTTGCACGGGTGCTGGAAATCGGGCTGATCGTGCTGACTTCCGGGGTGGCGTTCAGCGCCACTACAGCGGCCATCACCACGCTGTACCTCAGCGACGACCTCAATTTCCTGCTGGCACAGCCGCTGCCTGCCGCGCGGGTGTTCGGGCTGAAGGTCTTCGAGACTTTCCTGAACACGGCGCTGGTGCCGCTGCTGCTCACCTTGCCGGTGCTGCTGACCCTGGCGGCGTTTCTGGGGGCACCGGTCTGGGCGTATCCGGTCATTGTGCTGACCGGCGTGACCATCTTTGCTGCGCCGGTGGGCCTGGGCGCGCTGCTGGCGGTGGGCCTGATGCGGGCAGCACCGGCCGGCCGGGTGCGCGATGTGGCGACCGGGCTGGGCGTCGTCTTCAGCGCCGGGCTGGTGTTTGCGGTGCGGGCGATGCGCCCCGAGACTATCTTGAACCGGCTGCAGAACCCTGAAGATTTTGCCCGGGTGCTCAGCGAGTTTGCCGGCCCCACCAACCCGCTCCTGCCGCCTTCCTGGGCTGCACAGGGCGTGTGGCAAGCGGCGCGGGGCGAAATGCCACTGGCCCTGGTGCCGCTGCTGGCCCTGACCGCCGGTCTGCTGGCCCTGGCAACCTGGCTGGCCGGCAAGGCCTATCAGGAAGGTTGGGCCCGCGCTCTGGATTCGAGCACGCCCAAGCTGGACCCCCGGCCGCGCGGCCCCAGCGCCGGCGAACGCTGGCTGGGCCGGCTCGGTCCGGCCGGCACCCTGGCCTACAAGGACTGGCGGCTGATTCTGCGCGACCCCACCCAGTGGAGCCAGCTGCTGGTGGTGGTGGCCCTGGCCGGTGTGTACCTGATTTCGGTGCAGGGCGTGCCGCTGCCTTACCCACAATTCCGCGAGATTCTGGGTTATCTGCAGCTGGTCTTTCAGGGCTTTATCGTGGGCGCGGTGGCCGTGCGGCTGTCGTTTCCGGCGGTCAGTCTGGAGGGCCGCGCTTTCTGGCTGCTGCGTACTGGCCCCATTACCGCCCGGCAACTGGTGCTGAGCAAGTTTCTGTCGTTGCTGCCAGTCACGCTGCTGCTCAGTGTGGGGCTGGCGGTGGCCAGCGGCCGCATCATGGCAGTGGGGCCGGCGGTGATGCTGGTCGGGCTGCTGCTGGCCGTCAGCAACGCGCTGGTGATCACGGCGCTGGGCACCGGCATGGGCGCGGCCAACCCACGCTTTACCGCCGACAACCCGGCCGAAATCGGCGTCAGCCCGGCGGGGCTGGGCTTTATGGGCCTCAGCCTGCTGTACGCGGCCGGCTCGGCGGCGCTGCTGGGCAAAGCGGCCATCGGCAGCATCCTGCGCCCCGACCTGTTTTCCGGCTTCTCGGCGCTGTGGTCGCTGGAAGGCGTGCTGGGCCTGAGCGCCCTGCTGCTGCTGACCGTCTTCGGTACCTGGGGCGCCCTGCGGTTCGGCTGGCGGGGGCTGGAGCGCTGGGAATAG
- a CDS encoding ABC transporter ATP-binding protein: MREQLIQVSDYTKRFGQQTAVDNLSFSVGAGELFGLLGSNGAGKTTTIRALVGLTRPTAGAVRVAGYDVWAQPLQAKAAFGYIPDRPYLYGKLTARELLRFVADLYRVPNPGPEIERWLELFRLTEYGNELVETYSHGMRQKVAIIAAMLPDPPVLIVDEPMVGLDPHAARQVRELFRAHADRGRAVLLTTHSLPLAEAVCDRLVVLDRGRVLGAGTMDDLRAQTGTVAGGVEGDSLERVFFRLLEEEQMNERAARATAGAAE, translated from the coding sequence GTGAGAGAGCAGCTCATACAAGTCAGCGACTATACCAAGCGCTTCGGACAGCAGACAGCGGTGGACAACCTCAGCTTCAGCGTGGGCGCAGGCGAGTTGTTCGGGCTGCTGGGCAGCAACGGGGCTGGCAAGACCACCACCATCCGGGCGCTGGTGGGGCTGACTCGGCCTACCGCCGGCGCTGTGCGGGTGGCCGGCTACGACGTATGGGCGCAGCCGCTGCAGGCCAAGGCCGCCTTCGGCTATATCCCCGACCGGCCCTACCTGTACGGCAAGCTGACTGCCCGTGAGCTGCTGCGGTTCGTGGCCGACCTTTACCGGGTGCCGAACCCTGGCCCAGAGATCGAGCGCTGGCTGGAGCTGTTTCGCCTGACCGAGTACGGCAATGAACTGGTGGAAACCTATTCGCACGGCATGCGCCAGAAAGTTGCCATTATCGCGGCAATGCTGCCCGACCCGCCGGTGCTGATTGTGGACGAACCGATGGTGGGGCTGGACCCCCACGCGGCGCGGCAGGTGCGTGAGCTGTTCCGTGCCCACGCCGACCGGGGCCGCGCCGTGCTGCTGACCACCCACTCGCTCCCGCTGGCCGAGGCCGTCTGTGACCGGCTGGTGGTGCTGGACCGAGGCCGGGTGCTGGGCGCCGGGACCATGGACGATCTGCGCGCCCAGACCGGCACCGTGGCCGGCGGAGTCGAAGGAGATAGCCTAGAACGGGTGTTTTTCCGGCTGCTGGAAGAAGAACAGATGAACGAACGCGCCGCCAGGGCCACGGCTGGGGCCGCCGAATGA
- a CDS encoding adenylate kinase, with product MLKPHPRRILVIGTTGSGKTTLARELGRVLGLPHAEQDAWQHLAGWQEAPLAEFRAAVDAFTAQDAWVMDGNYTKAQDISWPRADTVVWLDYPAPVVFWRLLTRTLRRMWTREELWNGNREQWQTLLARDGILRWFFKTHWKRRRTTPRQLARSPHLDVMRLRSPAQTRRWVGRLARFHSAV from the coding sequence ATGCTCAAACCTCATCCACGGCGAATCCTTGTCATCGGCACCACCGGCAGCGGCAAGACCACCCTGGCCCGCGAACTGGGGCGGGTGCTGGGGCTTCCCCACGCCGAGCAGGACGCCTGGCAGCATCTGGCTGGCTGGCAGGAAGCGCCGCTTGCAGAGTTCCGCGCCGCCGTGGACGCCTTTACCGCGCAGGACGCCTGGGTGATGGACGGCAACTACACCAAAGCGCAGGACATCAGCTGGCCGCGTGCGGACACCGTGGTGTGGCTGGACTACCCAGCTCCGGTGGTGTTCTGGCGGCTGCTGACGCGCACGCTGCGGCGGATGTGGACGCGTGAGGAACTCTGGAACGGCAACCGGGAGCAGTGGCAGACCCTGCTGGCACGCGACGGCATTCTGCGCTGGTTCTTCAAAACTCACTGGAAACGGAGGCGCACCACGCCCCGCCAGCTGGCCCGCTCTCCCCACCTGGACGTGATGCGGCTGCGCTCGCCGGCGCAGACCCGGCGCTGGGTGGGGCGGCTGGCCCGCTTCCACAGCGCTGTCTGA
- a CDS encoding alpha/beta hydrolase family protein, whose amino-acid sequence MPKMTYWMALTLALWPASALAGGGSSAPVAASGTMVSAASIPALPLRRAEPAGTVSAPRSPAPQPSAPQAPAVQTENTTLALGDFQSPAQWTYPAQPQASGRVPAVLLIHGSSPADMDFTYTGPQGQVVSSIFKDISQALGQSGIASLRYNKRYVSGPGQVDYARFYGQADLNTFLADAQTALDTMRHNPCIDPKQIYVYGWSEGSTVAAELVRRNPDVAGLIVQGPVALDWPELFEAQLTDVQLPYLRQVAPGGLSAENLAAVLAAPGAGLVARNAVGFALDPSSFTGGAPKLNPAADRDGNGVIDLDSEYLTGARQSLATQLNSPAGFLNIYSPARALPSVTAQAPQLKVPVLVLQGTNDANTPAAYLPRLTEALDAARVDSTVRLYPGLGHSLGPATSLVADDFAPIAQEPLRDLVKWLREKSSQK is encoded by the coding sequence ATGCCCAAAATGACATATTGGATGGCTCTGACACTGGCCCTGTGGCCGGCTTCTGCCCTGGCGGGCGGCGGCAGCTCCGCTCCTGTGGCTGCGTCTGGAACGATGGTTTCGGCTGCCTCTATCCCCGCTTTACCTCTGCGCCGTGCGGAGCCGGCGGGCACGGTCTCTGCTCCTCGGTCTCCTGCTCCTCAGCCCTCTGCTCCTCAGGCCCCCGCAGTCCAGACCGAGAACACCACCCTCGCCCTGGGCGACTTCCAGAGTCCGGCGCAGTGGACTTATCCGGCGCAGCCCCAGGCCAGCGGCCGCGTACCCGCCGTCCTGCTGATTCACGGCTCCAGCCCGGCCGATATGGACTTTACCTACACCGGGCCGCAGGGACAGGTCGTGTCCAGCATCTTCAAGGACATCTCGCAGGCGCTGGGGCAGAGCGGCATTGCCAGCCTGCGCTACAACAAGCGTTATGTGAGCGGCCCCGGTCAGGTGGACTATGCCCGCTTTTACGGCCAAGCTGACCTGAACACCTTCCTGGCCGACGCCCAGACCGCTCTGGACACCATGCGCCACAACCCCTGCATAGACCCGAAGCAGATTTATGTGTATGGCTGGAGCGAAGGCAGCACTGTGGCTGCCGAACTGGTGCGCCGCAACCCCGATGTGGCGGGCCTGATCGTGCAGGGGCCGGTGGCGCTGGACTGGCCTGAACTCTTTGAAGCCCAGCTGACCGATGTGCAGTTGCCTTATCTGCGCCAGGTGGCTCCTGGCGGCCTGAGTGCCGAGAATCTGGCCGCCGTGCTGGCCGCGCCGGGCGCCGGCCTGGTGGCCCGCAACGCCGTGGGCTTTGCACTAGACCCCAGCAGCTTTACGGGCGGCGCGCCCAAACTCAACCCCGCTGCCGACCGTGATGGAAATGGCGTGATTGATCTGGACAGCGAGTACCTGACCGGGGCGCGGCAGAGCCTGGCGACGCAGCTGAACTCGCCTGCCGGATTCCTGAACATCTACAGCCCGGCGCGGGCGCTGCCCAGCGTGACCGCTCAGGCGCCGCAGCTGAAGGTGCCGGTGCTGGTCCTGCAAGGCACCAACGACGCCAACACGCCCGCCGCTTACCTGCCGCGCCTGACGGAAGCGCTGGACGCGGCCAGGGTGGACAGCACAGTGCGCCTGTATCCTGGCCTGGGCCACAGCCTGGGGCCGGCCACCAGCCTGGTGGCCGATGATTTCGCGCCGATTGCCCAAGAACCGCTGCGGGACTTGGTGAAGTGGCTGAGAGAAAAGAGCAGCCAGAAGTAG
- a CDS encoding IMPACT family protein, with protein sequence MARLPDPFTTLAAPHRCGSVIENSEFLAYARRADTPQDALAFLAEVRAKYPDATHHCWAYRIGELYRFNDDGEPGGTAGAPILRAIEGQELQHVMVVVVRYYGGVKLGTGGLARAYGGGAAEVLRTAQHLVVRPRLQATVSVGFAEQGALYHLLDTWDVIKGEEAYTPEGVTLPLQLYPEDEASFAQALEDATRGSGVLDVLGMAEES encoded by the coding sequence ATCGCCCGGCTGCCCGACCCTTTTACCACCCTGGCGGCTCCGCACCGCTGCGGCAGCGTGATCGAGAACAGCGAGTTCCTGGCTTATGCCCGCCGCGCCGACACCCCGCAGGACGCGCTGGCTTTTCTGGCCGAAGTGCGCGCCAAATACCCGGACGCCACCCACCACTGCTGGGCTTACCGCATCGGCGAGCTATACCGCTTCAACGACGACGGCGAACCGGGCGGCACGGCAGGTGCGCCTATCCTGCGGGCCATCGAGGGCCAGGAGCTGCAACACGTGATGGTGGTGGTGGTGCGCTATTACGGCGGCGTCAAGCTGGGCACCGGCGGGCTGGCGCGGGCCTACGGCGGCGGCGCGGCCGAGGTGCTGCGGACCGCCCAGCACCTCGTGGTGCGGCCCCGGCTGCAAGCCACGGTCAGCGTGGGTTTTGCCGAGCAGGGCGCCCTGTACCACCTGCTGGACACTTGGGACGTGATCAAGGGCGAGGAAGCTTACACACCCGAAGGCGTAACGCTGCCGCTGCAGCTTTACCCTGAGGACGAGGCCAGCTTCGCTCAGGCGCTGGAAGACGCCACCCGTGGCAGCGGCGTGCTGGACGTGCTGGGGATGGCGGAGGAAAGCTGA
- a CDS encoding SRPBCC domain-containing protein, protein MKTNAVRFVWPAALSAEVPTDLWLPASPQQVWAVLSDVERYPEWNPVIVRLDGPLVAGARITFTNRSVDGQEMTFRPRLLTVQPDQELRWQGQLGLPGLFDGEHYFLLSAENGGTRLVHGEHVRGLLVPLMRGRLRGDIRDNFGRMNEALARRLQAQG, encoded by the coding sequence ATGAAAACGAACGCCGTACGTTTTGTCTGGCCCGCAGCCCTGAGCGCCGAGGTTCCGACCGATCTCTGGCTGCCTGCCTCGCCGCAGCAGGTCTGGGCGGTGCTGAGCGATGTGGAACGCTACCCGGAGTGGAACCCAGTCATCGTGCGGCTGGACGGGCCGCTGGTCGCGGGAGCACGCATCACGTTTACCAATCGCAGTGTGGATGGACAGGAGATGACCTTTCGCCCTCGCCTGCTGACGGTGCAGCCGGATCAGGAACTGCGCTGGCAGGGGCAGCTGGGTCTGCCTGGCCTGTTCGACGGCGAACATTATTTTCTGCTCAGCGCTGAGAACGGCGGCACCCGGCTGGTTCACGGCGAGCATGTCCGGGGCCTGCTGGTGCCGTTGATGCGCGGCCGGCTGCGCGGCGATATCCGCGACAACTTCGGGCGGATGAACGAGGCGCTGGCACGGCGGCTGCAGGCCCAGGGCTGA
- a CDS encoding TetR/AcrR family transcriptional regulator, whose protein sequence is MPQPAKLSREQILDTALTLLESGGPEALTMRPLAEQLQVRPSSLYRHFPGRETLLDAMSDLAAAQLDRQLQKAAGSATSARAALVQAAQQYLDYARQHPHLYALLLQPAAPRSAEALAQSAGKQLWNTLLALVGRLSGNPDDTGWAVAYWTFLHGYAELERSGLFGASGPAGGFELGLDALLGSMERR, encoded by the coding sequence GTGCCTCAACCTGCCAAACTCAGCCGCGAACAGATTCTGGACACAGCACTGACTCTGCTGGAAAGCGGCGGCCCTGAAGCGCTTACCATGCGCCCCCTGGCCGAACAGCTGCAGGTGCGTCCCAGTAGCCTGTACCGGCACTTTCCCGGCCGCGAAACGCTGCTGGACGCCATGAGCGACCTGGCCGCTGCGCAGCTGGACCGCCAGCTCCAGAAGGCCGCCGGGTCAGCCACGTCAGCGCGCGCAGCCCTGGTGCAGGCCGCGCAGCAATATCTGGACTATGCCCGCCAGCATCCCCATCTGTATGCCCTGCTGCTGCAGCCGGCGGCTCCCCGCAGTGCCGAGGCGCTGGCCCAGAGTGCCGGCAAACAGCTCTGGAATACGCTGCTGGCGCTGGTCGGCCGGCTCAGCGGCAACCCGGACGACACCGGCTGGGCAGTCGCTTACTGGACCTTCCTGCATGGGTACGCCGAGCTGGAGCGCAGCGGCCTGTTCGGAGCCAGCGGGCCGGCCGGCGGCTTCGAGCTGGGTCTGGATGCTCTGCTGGGCAGCATGGAGCGCCGCTGA